In Phalacrocorax carbo chromosome 1, bPhaCar2.1, whole genome shotgun sequence, the genomic stretch ATTGATTGTTGCTTGGATCCAACTCAGTACGTTAGTGACAGTGAGGTCCTGGTAATAGCTTGCATTCAAAGTACTGTTTAGAAAACAACTGGTGGCAATTTTTTTGCCGTTCAGTACAAAGTTTAAGTTCCCTAAGCCAAACAGGTAGTTTATTCAATGCAAGAGTTAGAAAACTGTGACTGCAGGCTGATGGCACCCCTGAAGGTTGTAGCAAGGGCTCCATAAACCATGTTTGTACAGTATAAAAGTTTGAGGAAGATGCATGGAAATCCATAAAAATTTTTGAGAGCTGATGCTCACCCGTTGGTCAGAATGTCTTGGAAATACTTAGAAATGGATCTTTGAACAGTTCTAGATTGCAGAGATTTTCTAAGCTTTTGATACTAAAGTTGTGAATAAAGTGATCCTTGTCAGTATGTCATAATGCTATGCAAAGAGCTCTAGAAACTTGTTTATTTCATTGACCAGATTCAATGTCTAACATCAGCTGTACGCTTGAAATGTTAGTGAAGCTATATGTTGGTTTTCACAGGTGGATCGACTGAAAATAGATGTGATTGACTGGCTTGTATTTGATCCTGCGCAGAGGGCAGAGGCACTTAAGCAAAGCAACGCAATCATGAGGAAGTTCTTGGGTACTAAACCTCACAAATATTGTAGACTTCTTAGATGTCGTTTTTGTTCTCATTGGTTCTTGGCACTACATTTGATATAATTTTGAACCTAGTCTATTTAAAAGCATGGGTTTGtcagtttctaaaaataaagtatggtgtcatggttcagcctcagttggcaactaaacaccacgcagccgctcgctcactcccccccaccctgtgcaatggggaagagaattggaagagcaaaagaacttgtgggttgagataagcacagtttaataattacaataaaataataataatgattatgataataaagacaataatgttaatataataaaatggaaaaagaaggaaaaaaagagaaaaaaaactcacagaaacacaaacgctacagccgctcaccacccaccgaccaaTGAtgcccggccccgagccgcgattgccccctccctcccccggccagcccctcccaggtaacacactgggcatgacgttacatgatatggaatatccctttgatcAGTTTGAATacgctctcttggctgtgccccctcccctcccggcttcttgtgcacccggcagagcatgggaggctagacatgtccttgactagtacaagcgctacccagcaacagccaaaacatctgtgtgttatctcaacagtttttttcatgctaaattcaaagcacagcactgtgccagctagagtgaagaaaattaactctatcccagctaaaaccgtgACATATGGAAATTGCCAAGCTGTTGATACTCTGTTCACATTCTCATAGCATCCAAGAAGCATGAAGCTGCAAAAGATGTGTTTGTGAAGATTCCCCAGGACTCTATAGCAGAAATATATAACCAATGGGAAGAACAGGGAATGGATACTCCGCTTCCAGCTGAAGATGACAATGCTATAAGGGAACATTTATGTATTCGGGCATATTTGGTGAGTTTCAAATATGCTGCATTCCAAGGTATTAGTAAGAAATAATGGTGGCTTTGCCTTGGTGGTGAAACTTTAAGCTTTGTCCATTTGATTTAACTTCTAATTCCTGGATGTGCTCCAGCTAAGAGTACAAAATATTGAGGTTCTTTCTGTAGTTAAAAGTAACTTCTGGGTTTTGTGCATTTAATGACGTTCCTGTAATGATATGAGTCAAAAGTGTCAAAACACTGTTTCCAATGCAATCCAGGAAGCCCACGAAACCTTCAATGAATGGTTTAAACACATGAACTCGGCTCCACAGAAGCCTTCTTTGTTACCACAAGCAAGTTTCACTGAAAAGGTGGCCCATGAacataaagaaaagaagtatGAGGTAGGTAAAAGTTCAAGTTGTTATTTACTATAAACATTTACGTCCTTGCTTAGGAGGCAGTCGTAGTTTAATGAAACAAGAGAAGAGTTCTGCTAATTCACATTGCTTAAGAACtctattataaaatatttctatgttGCAAAGAGGGACTATGAGACAGAATAGTAATGCCACCACACAATAAATTCTCATGCTTTATTCTTACATGACTCAGCTTTACATATAATATTGTATACAGTAATAGCAAATATTCATTATAATGTGTCGACTGTCAGTGTTATTAGTAAATCTGAGTACTCAATTTTGCTATTAACTCTCCCCTTGGAAATGGAGGACGAAGGCTGTCTTGTGTTCTTGAATTTGTCACgttttcttctccaaaaggTGCTgcagttctgtttgttttgccaAAAGTTCTTTTTGCACGTCTGGCCAGTATGAACACACTGTATTCAGTTTATACAAGTGTTTGTTATGTAAGCATGGCAGAATAAgttgtttaaaattatcttcctcTGGTGGCTTCGACTGCTTCTGAACAACCTGTCTGACTCTCTGGACAGGGAATTAAGCAAGGATGGCAATAGCTGTTAGCAGCAGGCTTTTAGGTTTTGGTAGTTGGCTGAAGATTCTAGTTTGAATTACAGCTGCGCTGGCTGTTGCATGCTAGGTGAAGAGCCTGTGATAAAATAGCCTTGGAAATTATCCTGTTCTgcagtagtttattttttttctttgccagatGGACTGTGGTATTTGGAAAGGCCTCTTGGATGCTCTTACGGCTGATGCGAAAGAGAAAATGTACAACGTGTTGCTGTTTGTGGATGGAGGATGGATGGTTGATGTTAGAGAGGTAAAATGAATTTCTATATCGTGGCATAGACCACAAAGCCAGATTGTACCCGATTGTACCTTTGTCATCTTTAGTTTGAAATGCTTCTGTTTACTCTGTTATAATTCACTCTGGCCTTGCTGTGACCAGTTACAGATTGCTTCCCCTTCAGTAACCACATAAATCGGATGTGGCAGCCCAGTCTGGCCTGGTTAGTCCAGTTTTTTTGCCTCTGACACTGCTAATTATGTGGTTATGCTGAGTTGCCTTTTAGACGTAAATGTTCATACTGCTAATACATTATTTCGCTACGGTCAGGATGCTGAGGATGACCCTGAACGAACACACCAGATGATTTTGCTACGAAAGCTGTGTCTGCCAATGATGTGCTTTTTACTGCACACAGTGTTACATAGTACCGGGCAATACCAGGAGTGCCTGCGACTGGCTGACATGGTTGCTTCTGACCGGCACAAGCTTTATACGGTGAGTTATTGAGAGCTACAGACAGCTTAGCTTCGATTTAAAAGCTCTGTGGGCTGACTGTGGAAAAAGCTTCTATATGGAGAGGAAGATGCCATATGTTCCTTAACATCGTAAGTCTCTTCATCTCTTCCCATTCACTGCAGTAGTAAAGGGTTTCCTTGGTGCTGACTTAAGGAATCAAAGAGTTAACACTGAAGATGATGCCAGTGTTTTGACAAGTAGTTCTTCTCAGTAGTGCAGTTACTAATTTTTGGATGGGGGCTATTGAATTTATATAAGTTGAACAGTGGAATTGTAattgatctctttttttttgtttccattacatttcagaatattgtataagcaggttttattttggaGCACTTGGTTTACCTAACATTCTCTCCCACCAGAAGcctgaaaaacaacacaaaaaaaactttatcactttaaaaaaaagaaaccacaacaaacaaaaaaccaccaccaacaaaaaaacctaaaccgCAACActccccccaccaaaaaaaaacaccaaggattagaaatctgaaaagaaacatgaaggctaagaaaaatactgtggtGTATTCACCTGGATTGGCTTGAGATCTCTGCCAGCAataacaggaaaatgaaatttggCTGTTTATCAGTAGTCTTTGTAGTAGTTATGAGACAGACCTCTCTTGAGTCTACCTTCAGGTTTTGGATGCTGCTACTAGCTTCCAGTCCTTTACTAAATGCCATTCTGAAATGTCTGGTGTTCACATTGTCttaaatagaaagaaagaacaagcaaaagaaagaaagtaaagaaaaaatttagtAACTCAATGACTATTTACTTTTATATCAGTGCTATTCGTTGCAAATAAATACAACTTCATTATGTCCTCTTTTATTCTTAGgtattttcaaaagaagaacTCCGAAAGCTTCTGCAGAAGCTGAGGGAATCTTCTCTGATGCTTCTGGACCAGGATCTTGATCCTTTGGGATATGAAATTCAGTCGTAGGACTTAATGTAAATACTGGCAAAAACTTCTGAACATGGACATTCTGgttataaaaaagaacaaaaccatgaCTCAGATAAACTGTTCTGatctctgggggaaaaaacctaacCCTCAGCTTTCAATGTCAACTTGAAAAGTTCTCACCAACTTCGGAGAAGATATTTGTTATACAACTTTTTTCATAGTcgggtttttttctaataaaagtgCTTCACAAATAGAAATGTTTGTTCATTCTAATCTATAATAGCATTATATAAATTTAGTGATTGTATGAGGCTCCTTATTCTCTTTGCTACCTGCCAAAGAGCTGGCTGTAGACTGGAAACGTTGCTTGGCAGAACGCGCGAGGGTACAGTGGGGAGGATGTCCATggaaagcaggagagaagcaagcaggtgcagggagctggaggaaagggacGTTAAAGGAAGAGAGAACTGGAGGGCTACCACCAGCCCTTCAGAAGAGAGAAGGGCTTGCTTCGGGGCTTGCGCCGTTCTCACGTACGTTGTGTAGTCACCAAGATGCTGATGTAATCCCGAACTGGCGGAGGAAAGGTGACCATATTTCAAAGCTCCCAAGTTTGagattttgtaatttatttagaaatctCGTTCAGGCCCTGTTGGCGCGCATAAGCACACATTTAGCTGCTTTTCCCCTGACTGGAGAGTGCAGAGGACGGAGCTGGAGCGCAGTTAGGCGTCCGGCAAAGGACGTCGTTTGTGCTATGCCTCGCTGTACGTGGATTTTTATGCGTTGAGGGCTACTTGCGCCTTGGAGAGAAGGCGTGTTCCAGCCCGGGGCCGCTCCCCGCGTGCCCCCCGCCGCCGTCCCCACGGCCGCCCGCGGGCAGCtccccgctcccgctccgcccGCTTCCCGCCGAGCTCCGCCCGCGGGGCtgcgccggggcgggcggggccaCCGGAAGGCGCGAGCCCACGTGCCCCGGCGGAGGCgggggcaggcggcggcggcggcccggtGGCCGGCGGGCTGGCCGAGCCGCTGCTGGCCGGCCCCGCGGGACGCCATGGGCTGGATGCCGGCGCAGGGTCGGTTGGCGGCGGGGTTGCTGGTGAACCTGGCCGCCTCCATCTGCATCGTCTTCCTGAACAAGTGGCTGTACGTGCGGCTGGGCTTCCCCAACCTCAGCCTCACCCTGGTCCACTTCGCCATCACCTGGCTCGGCCTCTACCTCTGCCAGGCGCTCGGCGCCTTCTCCCCCAAGAGcctgcagccctcccaggtGCTGCCGTTGGCCCTCAGCTTCTGCGGCTTCGTCGTCTTCACCAacctctccctgcagagcaaCACCATCGGTACCTACCAGCTGGCTAAAGCCATGACCACGCCGGTCATCGTGGTCATCCAGAGCCTGGCTTACGGCAAGACCTTTCCTCTCCGGATCAAGCTTACCCTGGTGAGCAGGCGGCGGGGctgaggggaaggggctgcgcTCGGGGGTCGCctcggggcgggcgggaggagggagggagggagggaggcggggggcgCCTTCGCCCGcgccccccgcctccctcctcccgcccgTCCCGAGGCGACGCCTGAGGCAGCGGCTCGGCTTAAaccccctctctccctctccacaGGTCCCCATCACGCTGGGCGTCTTCCTCAACTCTTACTACGACGTGAAGTTCAACCTCCTCGGGATGGCGTTCGCCACCCTGGGCGTCCTGGTGACCTCCCTCTACCAAGTGGTGGGTCGTGGCGGGGGGGAGCGGTTGTGGTGGTGGGTCTTCAGGCTGCAGTCCCTCGGTTAGAGCGCCTTTGAACAGTATCCTGCCTTTCAGGAAACCCTCCGTACTCCGTAatttattataaattaaaaaaaaaaaaacaaaacctaattATGATAATCCCCCACAACCCCTCGGTAAAGTAAAGAATTGATTGTCCTCGCTGCTAAAAATTGGGGTGACACCTGTAACGTGGTTGTTAGCATATTTTTAAGGGATAAATATCACTTCATCAGTAAAACTCTGGTTTTCTGGAGAGCACAGATTCCTTCCTTGCCAAAGCAAGTGCCTTGCATTTGGGCCTTTACCTGTAAAGGACGTTTTCCAGTCCTTCAGTTAATCCCATGGTTTATCCTTGAGCTATTTACATTTTATCAGCATCCTCCTTCAATTTCGATTGTACACAGTCTAAGGTGTTTTTATAGAGGGTGCATTAATGCCATGTATAGGCACATTATAACTCTCCTGCCTGATTATGGTCGGAAAAAATAGATATGTCCAAGGACTGCTGTAACCCTTGCTGCTGTAACATTGCACTAGCAGCTCATGACCAGTTTGTTATCATCCATGATTGTAAAAGCATCCCAAATTAGAGTCCCCTTCCATGTTGATGTGATGGTCATCACCAATTTAAGCATGAATCTCTTTGTAACAGATGTACTGTGTCTCCAAAAGAAGTGAGGCTCTTTGACCTGTAGTATGCAAGATGCTAAATAATAGTCTCTCTTCCTGttttggggcaggaggaggaggagagatgcGCTGGATAGTAACTTTAGGTCATGGTGTGTGCGCTGAAGAAATTATAGGACCTGGGTGAAATTATCCcctagcttttaaaaaaacttagCAAGTTTATATTGTATACACTGGAATCCATGTTACCCATTAATGTGATTTATGAAGTATTAACGTAAGCATCACTCTTCAGTATAATATAAACCTGCATCTTTTTGCCTGTAGCATCTATCTTTGTATCCATAGATAACTAATGTTGTTTCTTAAAGCATGCTACAATTATAGTTGAAATGAAATCCAGTAAATTTGGAAtaagctggcaaaaaaaagcG encodes the following:
- the SLC35E3 gene encoding solute carrier family 35 member E3 isoform X3, with the translated sequence MGWMPAQGRLAAGLLVNLAASICIVFLNKWLYVRLGFPNLSLTLVHFAITWLGLYLCQALGAFSPKSLQPSQVLPLALSFCGFVVFTNLSLQSNTIGTYQLAKAMTTPVIVVIQSLAYGKTFPLRIKLTLVPITLGVFLNSYYDVKFNLLGMAFATLGVLVTSLYQVWVGAKQHELQVNSMQLLYYQAPMSSAMLLFIIPFFEPVFGEGGIFGPWTLSAVRASEQQGNLTKSRSFLQKLSRAYEIKNL
- the SLC35E3 gene encoding solute carrier family 35 member E3 isoform X2, which encodes MGWMPAQGRLAAGLLVNLAASICIVFLNKWLYVRLGFPNLSLTLVHFAITWLGLYLCQALGAFSPKSLQPSQVLPLALSFCGFVVFTNLSLQSNTIGTYQLAKAMTTPVIVVIQSLAYGKTFPLRIKLTLVPITLGVFLNSYYDVKFNLLGMAFATLGVLVTSLYQVWVGAKQHELQVNSMQLLYYQAPMSSAMLLFIIPFFEPVFGEGGIFGPWTLSAVPLHADTHAKNIFGEIFGKVTICNGREGCWVLSPAFTPASLAPTPFPKS
- the SLC35E3 gene encoding solute carrier family 35 member E3 isoform X1, with the protein product MGWMPAQGRLAAGLLVNLAASICIVFLNKWLYVRLGFPNLSLTLVHFAITWLGLYLCQALGAFSPKSLQPSQVLPLALSFCGFVVFTNLSLQSNTIGTYQLAKAMTTPVIVVIQSLAYGKTFPLRIKLTLVPITLGVFLNSYYDVKFNLLGMAFATLGVLVTSLYQVWVGAKQHELQVNSMQLLYYQAPMSSAMLLFIIPFFEPVFGEGGIFGPWTLSAVIMVLLSGIIAFMVNLSIYWIIGNTSPVTYNMFGHFKFCITLLGGCLLFKDPLSVNQGLGIVCTLLGILAYTHFKLSEQESNKSKLVQRP